The Brasilonema sennae CENA114 genome includes a region encoding these proteins:
- a CDS encoding HMA2 domain-containing protein, which yields MSKNGYINLTDMPKVIEERSIKKVFQPISTRVVSSTPGRLRLRVAHPHRQSGDMQRIANALQANPNINQVRTNIQNGSIVINHDGDDVSRENVYATLCDLGIIFGDVTLGKSEAAAEVSNAVVDLNKRVRQATNNAVDLRLLFPLGLGLFSIRQLLTKGLQLETIPWYVLGWYAFDSFLKLHATSQAQASKE from the coding sequence GTGTCAAAAAATGGTTATATTAATCTCACTGATATGCCAAAAGTGATTGAAGAAAGATCTATAAAAAAAGTTTTTCAACCAATATCTACGCGGGTTGTCAGTTCTACTCCAGGAAGACTGCGTTTGAGAGTTGCACACCCCCATCGTCAATCTGGGGACATGCAACGGATTGCTAATGCGCTGCAAGCAAATCCTAATATTAACCAAGTACGGACTAATATTCAAAATGGCAGTATCGTCATCAATCACGATGGTGACGATGTAAGTCGAGAGAATGTTTACGCGACATTATGTGATTTAGGAATTATTTTTGGTGATGTCACATTAGGAAAATCTGAAGCCGCAGCAGAAGTATCAAATGCAGTTGTTGACTTGAATAAGCGAGTTAGACAAGCGACGAATAATGCTGTTGATTTGCGCTTGCTTTTTCCTTTGGGACTGGGTCTGTTTTCTATTCGGCAGTTACTTACTAAGGGATTGCAATTGGAAACTATTCCTTGGTATGTGTTAGGTTGGTACGCTTTTGATAGTTTTCTTAAGTTGCACGCTACGAGCCAAGCACAGGCAAGTAAAGAGTAA
- a CDS encoding filamentous hemagglutinin N-terminal domain-containing protein gives MKHDWRSRSACLAASLLWGSSLASHSVRKAHSLFLFTLPLYIVGSLTSISTVKAQVSSDGTVSTTVTTPDGRNFDINDGTTRGGNLFHSFKDFSVPTGGSANFKNALDVQNIIGRVTGGSVSNIEGAIRALGNANLFLLNPAGIIFGSNASLQIGGSFLGSTANSLLFDNGFEFSATNPQAPPLLTINVPIGLGFRDNPGTITVQGEGHKFSYATDTDATIRTDSPGLQVQPGKTLALVGGNVLLEGGNLRAESGRIELGSIASPSLVNLRQTDFGFALGYSGVQNFGDIQLSQRASADASGEGGGEIQVQSRRLSLRDGASILSISSGSKPGGTFSVNATESVELIGQSTNNQYASSLSTESQGSGSSGDLRITTGKFIAKDGAYAQTYIVSSGNGGNLTLQASESIELIGRGLYSSGFYTSTGSGSSGNGGDLSIETGRLSITDGATVDANTESSGNAGKVTIKAGTLLVRDGARVTASTFGGGDGGNLTVTADRVELIGTTADGEFSGGLFAQQNTQDATANAGNLTINTRELLVQNGAQVSASTFGAGNGGNLIVIADKVELIGTTTDGEFSSGLFAQQNTSGATGNGGDLTINTRELLVRDGARVSASTFGAGNSGNLTINTRELLMQSGAQVSASTFGAGNGGNLIVTSDKVKLIGTTTDGKFSSGLFAQTDFNTTGNAGDLTINTRELLVRDRAGVSVQSLGTGTAGNLTVNARAIRLDNNGTLRANTRSNSTDPNKQQATVTIRSKDLILRRGSNITANATGTANGGNITITTDNLVGLENSDITANAFSGNGGNITIRTQGLFGIQPRSQLTPESDITAFSQQNPSLSGTINIITPEIDPTRGLFELTETVIDPAQQIAQNPCVKGFGNSFTITGRGGLPTDPNKILSSNNVRVDLIKPVASTVSSTSTTQKQPSKSPTVKQIIPARGWIYNEKGQVVLVGYDPTKTGVQREQPAPASNCAAVR, from the coding sequence ATGAAACATGATTGGCGTTCGCGTAGCGCCTGCCTTGCAGCATCGCTTCTGTGGGGCAGTTCCTTAGCATCGCATAGCGTGCGCAAAGCGCATTCGCTCTTTCTATTCACCTTACCCTTATACATTGTAGGAAGTTTAACTTCTATAAGTACAGTCAAAGCACAAGTCAGTTCTGATGGAACTGTATCTACTACCGTCACTACTCCTGATGGCAGGAATTTTGATATCAATGATGGAACAACAAGGGGAGGAAACCTTTTTCACAGCTTCAAAGATTTTTCTGTTCCTACAGGTGGTTCGGCTAATTTTAAGAATGCACTTGATGTGCAAAACATCATCGGTCGGGTAACGGGTGGTTCTGTTTCTAATATTGAAGGTGCGATTAGAGCACTAGGTAACGCAAACTTATTTTTACTCAATCCAGCAGGGATTATTTTTGGATCAAATGCCAGCTTGCAAATTGGTGGTTCTTTTTTGGGGAGTACGGCGAATAGTTTGCTGTTTGACAATGGGTTTGAGTTTAGTGCGACTAATCCGCAAGCACCGCCGTTGTTAACTATAAATGTTCCGATTGGCTTAGGATTTCGGGATAATCCTGGAACGATTACGGTGCAGGGAGAAGGTCATAAATTTAGTTATGCAACAGATACAGACGCAACTATTCGCACTGATAGTCCAGGGCTGCAAGTGCAGCCAGGGAAAACCTTGGCACTTGTAGGTGGTAATGTATTGCTAGAGGGTGGAAATCTTAGGGCTGAGTCGGGACGGATTGAATTGGGGAGTATTGCTTCACCAAGTTTGGTCAACCTTCGTCAAACAGATTTTGGCTTTGCTTTAGGATATTCAGGCGTGCAGAATTTCGGGGACATCCAACTATCTCAAAGAGCTTCAGCAGATGCTAGTGGTGAGGGAGGAGGCGAAATTCAGGTACAGAGTAGGCGACTGTCGCTACGTGATGGTGCATCGATTTTATCCATCTCCTCTGGGTCAAAGCCAGGAGGAACTTTTAGTGTCAACGCTACTGAGTCTGTGGAACTGATTGGACAATCAACAAATAATCAGTATGCCAGCAGCTTATCTACAGAATCTCAAGGTAGTGGTTCCTCTGGGGACTTGAGGATTACTACGGGTAAGTTCATTGCGAAAGATGGCGCTTATGCACAGACTTATATTGTATCTTCCGGTAATGGGGGTAATCTTACTTTACAAGCTTCCGAGTCTATAGAACTGATAGGGAGAGGTCTGTATAGCAGCGGTTTTTATACTAGCACTGGTAGTGGCAGTAGTGGAAATGGTGGGGACTTGAGCATAGAAACCGGGCGTTTGAGCATCACAGATGGTGCGACAGTGGATGCGAATACAGAAAGTTCAGGAAATGCTGGCAAGGTGACGATTAAGGCTGGTACTCTGCTAGTACGGGATGGAGCAAGGGTCACTGCTAGCACTTTTGGTGGAGGCGATGGAGGTAATTTGACAGTCACCGCTGATAGAGTAGAGCTGATTGGTACCACGGCTGATGGTGAGTTTTCTGGCGGCTTGTTTGCTCAACAAAATACCCAAGATGCAACAGCGAATGCGGGAAACTTAACAATTAATACCCGTGAGTTACTCGTGCAGAATGGAGCACAGGTCAGTGCTAGCACTTTTGGTGCAGGCAATGGAGGGAATTTGATAGTTATAGCTGACAAAGTAGAACTGATTGGTACTACCACCGATGGTGAATTTTCTAGCGGCTTGTTTGCTCAACAGAATACCTCAGGTGCAACAGGGAATGGAGGAGACCTAACAATTAACACCCGTGAGTTACTGGTCCGGGATGGAGCACGGGTCAGTGCTAGCACTTTTGGTGCAGGGAATTCGGGAAACTTAACAATTAATACCCGTGAGTTACTCATGCAGAGTGGAGCCCAGGTCAGTGCTAGCACTTTTGGTGCAGGTAATGGAGGGAATTTGATAGTCACATCTGACAAAGTAAAACTGATTGGTACTACCACCGATGGTAAGTTTTCCAGCGGCTTATTTGCTCAAACTGACTTTAATACAACAGGAAATGCGGGAGACCTAACAATTAACACCCGTGAATTACTCGTGCGGGATCGGGCAGGAGTGTCTGTGCAAAGTCTGGGAACAGGGACTGCAGGCAACCTGACAGTAAATGCTCGCGCTATCCGTTTGGACAACAACGGCACTCTGAGAGCTAACACTCGCAGCAACAGCACTGATCCCAATAAACAGCAAGCAACTGTTACGATACGCTCTAAAGATTTGATATTGCGTCGTGGTAGCAACATCACTGCTAATGCCACAGGTACGGCTAATGGGGGTAACATTACTATTACCACTGATAACCTGGTTGGTCTAGAAAATAGTGACATTACTGCCAATGCTTTCAGCGGTAACGGTGGGAACATCACAATTAGAACTCAAGGTCTATTTGGAATCCAGCCTCGCTCTCAATTAACGCCTGAAAGTGACATCACCGCATTTTCGCAACAAAACCCATCCTTAAGTGGGACTATCAACATTATCACTCCAGAAATTGACCCCACCCGTGGGCTATTTGAATTAACAGAAACTGTCATTGACCCTGCACAGCAGATTGCTCAAAATCCATGTGTCAAAGGTTTTGGTAACAGCTTTACCATCACCGGACGCGGCGGACTTCCAACAGATCCAAATAAAATTCTTAGTAGTAACAATGTGCGTGTTGATTTAATTAAACCTGTCGCCAGTACGGTAAGTTCAACAAGTACAACACAAAAGCAGCCATCAAAAAGTCCAACTGTTAAACAGATAATACCAGCGCGGGGATGGATATATAACGAAAAAGGTCAGGTGGTGCTGGTAGGTTATGATCCAACCAAGACTGGTGTACAACGTGAGCAGCCAGCACCTGCTAGTAATTGTGCTGCTGTGAGATAG
- a CDS encoding DUF5132 domain-containing protein encodes MAPKITDFVEDAGAPGIIAGIGAVLLAPVVIPIVTGIGKPIAKSIIKGGLVLFEKSKGAVAEVGESWEDMVAEARAELAEGRQLPAVDVVGSPVDNTLDNGA; translated from the coding sequence ATGGCACCTAAAATCACCGATTTTGTTGAAGACGCTGGCGCACCTGGTATTATAGCTGGTATTGGAGCAGTACTCCTCGCACCTGTCGTCATTCCGATTGTCACAGGTATTGGTAAACCCATAGCCAAATCAATCATCAAAGGCGGACTTGTTCTTTTTGAAAAAAGCAAGGGAGCCGTTGCAGAAGTTGGCGAAAGTTGGGAGGACATGGTAGCCGAAGCAAGAGCAGAACTTGCTGAAGGAAGACAGCTACCAGCAGTTGATGTTGTGGGTTCCCCTGTTGACAATACGCTCGATAATGGTGCATAG
- a CDS encoding SDR family NAD(P)-dependent oxidoreductase, whose protein sequence is MNIQGKTALVTGASRGIGRAIAFELARQGIKRLLLVARDSGCLAEVASEIEMLGVEAVILPLDLSEVVEVNIAIAQAWRDYGPIDLLVNCAGVAHQTPFLESRLPNVQVEINVNLIGMYTMTRLVARRMVAQGSGTIVNVSSLMGKVAAPTMATYSATKFAIIGFTQALRGELAKHNIRVVALLPSLTDTDMVRELEWFRWVVPITPQKVAQALVSGLQRDSPEILVGWQTHLAVWCNRIAPWLLEKVLQMAAPQHRQPRYQRFTGARATLR, encoded by the coding sequence ATGAATATTCAAGGAAAGACAGCTCTTGTTACTGGGGCTTCACGTGGTATTGGGCGAGCGATCGCCTTTGAATTAGCAAGGCAAGGAATAAAACGCTTGTTGTTGGTTGCACGAGATAGTGGTTGTTTAGCTGAAGTAGCCTCTGAGATAGAGATGCTTGGTGTGGAAGCTGTGATCTTGCCTTTGGATTTGTCTGAAGTGGTGGAAGTGAATATTGCGATCGCTCAAGCTTGGCGAGATTATGGACCAATTGATCTACTTGTTAACTGTGCTGGAGTTGCCCACCAAACACCCTTTTTAGAGTCTCGACTACCAAATGTGCAGGTAGAGATAAACGTGAATTTAATCGGAATGTACACCATGACTCGTCTAGTTGCCCGACGCATGGTAGCACAAGGCTCAGGCACAATCGTTAACGTATCTAGCTTGATGGGTAAAGTGGCTGCACCAACAATGGCAACTTATTCAGCCACCAAGTTTGCAATTATAGGGTTCACTCAAGCCTTGCGCGGCGAGCTAGCTAAACACAACATCCGAGTTGTAGCCTTGTTACCATCCCTAACCGATACTGATATGGTGCGAGAGTTAGAGTGGTTTCGTTGGGTAGTACCCATAACTCCCCAGAAAGTGGCTCAGGCACTTGTTAGCGGACTACAAAGAGATTCACCAGAAATCTTAGTAGGATGGCAAACTCATTTAGCCGTATGGTGTAACCGCATTGCTCCTTGGCTATTGGAAAAGGTTTTACAGATGGCTGCCCCCCAACACAGACAACCACGTTATCAAAGATTCACAGGCGCTAGAGCAACCTTACGCTGA